The Metallosphaera hakonensis JCM 8857 = DSM 7519 genome includes the window AGACTTAGCCTCAAAGAGGGACTCCATGAAGTTAGCGGAGGAAATCTCGTCTAAAGTTGGGAGTGAAAAGTGGGAAAAGATTAGGTTTGGAGGAATAATGTTTCTTTCCCAAGACCGTTTCAGGATGACCTCCTTAGTATTTGATAAAATTATGTTGAATTTCACTGAGAGACCTAATTACGGCATAGATGATTTGCCTGGAAATTTATGGGACGAGATCCTAAGGAGCAGGAACTTCATAATCGATTGTCACAATGAGTCGTTGAAGGAGGAGATAGGTCATAAAGATGAAAGAGTCTTAAGGGAATTCGTCTCTAAAAGGATAATTCCAACAAAGGAGACGCCTCTTCAAGTGGGATACGGTGAGGCCGAGTTATCCACAAGTTGTGAAGGGCTATGTAGCAAAAGGGTAAAGGCTCTAGTTCTCGGAGATAAAGAACATAAGGTGTTGATTCTCTATATATTCGCCAACAATGCCAATGAAGAAACTGGAAAAATGATACAAGAAAGGTTCAGAAACAAATACGATAGAGTCATTCTTGTAACACCTGACGATCATTCGTGCACAGGAACGACTTTTGGAAACCTTTACTCCCCGGCTGAGCCCTGCCCCATGGCAGTAGATGCCCTGGAAAAGGCCGTAAACGAGGCCGAGGCCGACTTCAAGGAAGTAGAGGCAGAATACATGATAATTTCCACGAAAACAAAAGTGATAGGAAAATTCATTTCTTCCATGGTAGAAGGGCTGGAACAAGTAGGAAATTTCGCTATGAAAACCTTTTGGATTCCGGTCATATTCCCATACGTCTTGTTGATAGTAACCTTACTTGGAGATTACCTTATCAAACTCTAAAATTAGCTGTTTCACATCGGCCCTCCATCTTTGGAGCTGATCTGGACTGGATGGATAATTCCTGTACATACCCTTTACATCCTTCATGTATTGGGCCACGTTTTTCAGCTTATACAGAAGTGAAGGCTTTCCTAGTCCAGCTATAACTCTCATCGCCTTATCTGCAACAGAGAGCTGTAGATCACCAGTGGTGCTGGCCTCGAGAAGATCTTCCTCTCTTATGACCTTTTTCCTCATTCCGTAGTTTATATCATCGTCGCTTAGCTTTTGCAGGAACCTTCTAAAGAGTTCAAGGCTAGCCTGCTTCGCCCCATATCTCTCGTTGTAGCAAATGTTGGTTTCCCAGAGCGATATAGAAGAGAAGTCTCCCTTCTCAAAGGCATTAAGTGTGGACCTTGCTGCGCAGAAGCCCGATATCATCGCTGATCCCTTACCTCCACCGTGAACTGGGTTTGCAGTGTAACCAGAGTCACCTATTACAATTATGCCGTTCCAGACCAGGGTATCCAGCGGCCTCCTTGTGGGAACAAGAGCCCCACCTTTTACTATCATTCTGTTCCTGTCTATATCAGCACCGTAATCTTTCCAGAATTTCTCGTAATAGGTGTATATACTTGGATATCCCATACCCCCCTGTATACCAAGTCCTATATTCACCTTGTCTCTTCCCTTTGGGAAGTACCACCAATAACCTCCTGGAGAGGTCGTTTGATTAATGAATATCTTCAAGTAGCCTGGATCCGCTATCTCGTCTCTGGTGTAAGCGACTTCCCTATAGGCTATATCCGTATCCTTCTCATCCATGTCCTCTGAAACTGGTATCTCTTGGGGAAGTTTGCTCCTAAAGCTCCTTGAGTAACCCGTAGCCTCAATGACCATTCTGCTTCTTACTTCGATTTGCTCCTCTTTTCTCCTATCAAATATCACTGCTCCCCTCACGAAGCCGTCTTCCAGAATAGGCTTCATTGCGGTAGTCATGTCCATTACTTCTACCCCTCTATCCCTAGCCTCACCCAATATCCTCTGGGTGTATGCTGGGGCATTTATTTCGAAGCCTTCCCCTTTCACAGTCCACTCCGTCGACATGTCCGGACTGTACAACTTGATTCCCTCTATGCGCTGTTCCAACTGCTCGCCTTCTGGATAGGGCATACCTAAGTTGTCAAAGTGCTCCTTACTCACCGCATCACCGCATGGCTTGTCCCCTATTCTACTCCATGGTTTACTATCGATCAGGAGTATCTTTAACCCCTTATTGGCCAAGTGCCAAGCTGCAGTGGATCCAGCAAATCCTCCACCAATTATTAACACATCATATGTAACTTGTTTCAAAAATATCCCTAAACCTACATTCTGATCTAAAATAAAAAACTACTTACAATTGTCCTTTACTATTCCTATTTTTATCGAGCTAGGTAGATTACCCATTAGTTTTGACATAGCGAATTTGCTTTCCTCATCACAGTAAGTCATAATCCCATCGGCCCCAAGCTCAGTTACCTTCTCAAGGATTTTCTTGGTTTCATCAGGCCTCCAAGTGTAGACCACCAGACCGAGATCAATGTTATCAAGAATTGCCTCCCTAGCGTTAGCGAGCACCTGCCAGTGAGGAAGTTGAGAAACAACGTTGATGAATATCTTTCGGAAACCTAAGGTTCTGGCATCTTTCATAATCTTCCTGAAAATCTCGGTTAAGGTGTCTTCTCTAACCTGTACTAGAACAAAAAGCGATTTATTTCTTAAGTCGACTGACTTGCTTTCAACATCCATGAATAAATGAAAACCCTGGGACTAATATTAATGATGTATCCTCATAGGACGGTTATACTATGGCCCAATTTCATTTCTCTTTTAACTTTGAGAGACAATATATTATTGTGATAGTTCAGATTATTTACAAAACTTTCACTCCAGAGATCAAGAAAATAATTAGGAGAGTAAGGAGGATAAGGTCGGTTGAGGAGGTTCTGTTCAGTAAAGGTGACAGAAACATGATCGTAGCTGATGGGCTAGTGGCTTGGGAAGAGGGACAGGGAGATCCAATTGAGGGCATATATGATATTAAAATAATGAAAAGCCTGCTGGAAATAACTCCACAAATTAGTGGGTAATGCTCCTCGTGTAGTGGGAGGAATCAGTTATTACAACATACCCCCTCGTCTCCGGTGGGAACTCCCTGGTCACCCCGCCAGCATAAATTACCCTCGCAAGCTTATCCACCTCCAGCCTTTTATGTTGTCCAATCACGAGCCAATCCCAGGGCCCCGCGCCCACCGTTTTTCTCAATTGATCGATATCCCCCTGATGACCGTGAATTATGTAGTACTTAATGGAAGAAGCATCAGCTATATACATCGTTGTCCCTATAATCTCCTCCCTGTATCTGGGCTCTGCCATTATACACTTCAGAGCGTGAGGATCCATATCCCCCTGAATATACACAAGTTGGGCCCACGGTGCTATGCTCCTAATTACGTACAGGACGTCTATAACCCTTGGGCACTCGTAATCCCAGTAACACTGGGTAGTATCTCCATTGAGAACTATGGTCTCTGGCTCCTCTTTTTTTATGACATTGGATAGTACGCTCTCAATATGTGGTTCTGGGAACCTGATGTTACTTAGAATAAGGATCTTCATATGGGATCATCCTCGTCAAAGAGCACCTTAATTCCATTACTCCACCTAATTCCTCTTGGCATAGCGCTGGTATTAAATAATGCTGAGGCGAATCCTAGGTGATCCAAAGCAATTAGCCCTAGGTTGTCCTTACCGAAGGTCTCTGTGAACTTGCTAATCACTGCCCTAACAGAATCCTCAAGCGGATATCCCATTGCTCTCAGGATATCTATTTCCTTAGCTGGAAGGAACTTCAAGATCAACTCACCTATCCCTGTACTAGAGACTGCTATTCGAGAGGTGGCATAGAATCCCGCCCCTGGAATGGGGGAATCGCCCACGCGTCCAGGTAACTTACCCTTGATCCCACCGGTGCTAGTTCCGGCAGAGAGATTACCCTGCTCGTCCAGTGCCACCGCTCCAACGGTATCACCAGAAGGTGCACTGCCCGATGTGAGCACTTCCTCCCAGATAGTCCTGACCATGAGCACGTGTTTACCCTGTTTCAAAACTTCATAGGCCTTCTTAATTGGGTTCCTTGTCCTAATCGAAGCCACAGATCCCACAGATAATGTACTCCCGTACATTACCCCTGCATCCATCTCAACTCCCTCCTCGGAGTTCCTAACGCTTCCCCTCCCAGCATTAAAGATCCCGCTATCCTCCATTGTGGCCACAGCCTCGACCACTGCCTCAAGGGAACTTCCCCTTCTGAACTCCAGGTATCCCCTCTCCAGTGACTCTCTTAGTACCTTAACTGCCTTTTCCTTATCCGTGCTCCTCCATGATCCTGCTCCTCCGTGAATAAGTAACATCGGTGGGGTGTATTTCATGGATTCATGTTACCATTAGATATTTTTATCTTTACTAATACGTGTATGTTGGTTCAAATGAAGGACTGGCAAGTGGCTGGCGTATCTCTGCTGTTAATTCTGTTACCCGTTCTACCCGCCCTCGCTGATAATTTCCCCGCGTTTCTTGGTGCTTCAATAGTAGGATTTGGGATAGCGGTCTACTTTTTCTGGACCTATAAACCATGGGCCAACAAGGATAACGCCGTTGTCTCCCTTTACTTCACAGGCATTTTCTCGTTCGGCTTGGCTCTAGCAGTCTTCTTGGTGTTACCCCTTCATCCTAGACCCTACGGAATTGTATCCATTGTGGAGTCCGTTCCATTCTTCATTTCCTTCTATTTCGCAACCAAGACCATATGGAGGGGATTGTTCAAAAGGGACATTCTTTACCTGGCAGATGGTTATTTTGCCTTTGTGTTAACAATCCTAATAGGGGCTATCATAGGGAGATTCCTCCACAACTTTTACGAACTGATAGTCCTGTATACAGGTTTTCTTACAATGGGCTTTATACTGATGTTTTACTTCAGAAAGTGAAAAGGTGTTCTCATGAAGCTGGCAGTTGTGGGGGGAGGGCCCGCCGGAATCTCTCTGGGATGGTTTCTCAAGGGCACTAAAATAGAGTCCACGGTATATGAGGGTTTAGACGATGTAGGGAAGAAACCTTGCGCCTGGGGTGTATTACGCGGAATAGAGAACTATGTAGACATACCAAAAGAGACCATATACAGTAAGATAAGGGGATTTAGGATATTTCTGGACAATAAGTTAATTTCTGAGGTTAGGGACGAGGAAACCCTAGGATATATTGTGGATAAACCCCTCTTCCTTAGGAAACTTGGGGAGAAGATAGATCTAAGGCTTAACTCCAAGGTTGTACTAGACCACGGGAAACTTTTAGTGAACGGGAAACCGGAGGAGGCGGATAAGGTGATCCTTGCCACCGGTCATTACTCTCTATCTAAGGACGTTACGATCCCCGCACTCCAGTACATAACGGACCTTAATTACGACCCTGAAATGGTGGACATGTACTTCTATTCCGACCTCTTGGGGTATGGGTGGATCTTTCCAGATCCCAAGGGAGCCAAGATAGGTGTAGGAGGATATGCGAGCGTAGAATTCATCAGGGAGAAAATGAAGACCATCACGTCCGGTAGAATTTTAACTCAACACGGGGCGAGAGTGGCAGACTACGGGGTATTTGAGGATAGACTCAACGGTTCGTACATAGGGGAGGCTCTGGGCACAGTTTATGCAGTTACCGGAGAGGGCATTCGACCTTCCATAGTTTCTTCCAAAATCATGGCAGACGCCCTGCTGGAGGACAAGGACTTCGGTAAGGAATTCAGGAAAAGCAAGTTGCATTGGACCCTTCAGGTTCATGCTTCAGTAATAAAGAGAGCCAAGGAATCCAACTCCGTGAGAGGGCTGGAGAGAGTATTACTTAGGGCTGATCCCAAGCTTGTTGTCAAGTTCGCGATGGGTGATTTTGGGAAATTAGATCTTATTAAACTGTTTGGGAGTGCTATATTATGACAGAATATTATTATCTAGATAACGTTGATAGGAAGATCCTCAATATCTTGCAAAAGGACTCTAGAACTCCCTTCTCCAGGTTAGCGAAGATGCTTGACCTAAGCGAGTCCACGATACACATGAGAGTAAAGAGGCTGGTTAAGGAGGGAGTAATTAAGAATTTCGGTATAGAGATAGACTTAGACCGTATCGGTCTAAACGTTCTGGCTTTCATTCTGATTAAGGCAGAACCTAAGAAGTATGAGGATATCCTGAGGAAGTTAGAGGAGATGAAGGAAATCTACGATATCTATGACGTAACCGGCGAGTACTATGCCCTACTTAAGGTGAGAGTCAGGTCTAGGGAAGACCTGGCAAAAGTCCTTGACTACATTGGGAAACTTGAAGGTGTCACATCCACGTATACCATGGTTGCATTGAGAACCATAAAGGAGAAGAAGAATCTAGACGAGTGAGCTAAGTCTTTTTTAATTAGTTAAGTTTTCATGTTTTCCATGAGCTCTCAAAATAGGGCCCAGATAGGAGTCATTGGCGGTTCCGGACTTTATGATCCAGATATCTTCTTGAATAGAAGAGAGATTAAGGTGTTCACTCCATATGGCGAAACCAGCGATTTAATAACTTTAGGTGAGATGGAAGGCAAATCCGTTGCTTTCCTTCCACGACACGGAAGAAGACATAGAATTCCACCCCACAAGATAAATTACAGGGCAAACATGTGGGCCCTGAAGGAACTAGGGGTGAAATGGGTGATTTCGGTTTCCGCTGTGGGGAGCCTTAATCTACAGTATAAGCCTGGAGACTTCGTTGTACCAGATCAATTCATAGACATGACAAAGGGCAGACAATATACCTTTTATGACGGCCCAGTGGTGGCTCACGTCTCCATGGCCGAGCCCTTCTGCAACTCATTGAGGAAAATAGTAATCGAGAGTGCCGAGAGACTTAAGATAACTACTCATCCGAAGGGAACATACATTTGCATAGAGGGGCCGAGGTTCTCTACCAAGGCAGAGAGCATTGTATGGAAGGAGGTATTTAAGGCAGACGTCATTGGAATGACCTTAGTACCTGAGGTGAACCTAGCATGTGAAGCTGAAATGTGCTACTCCACCATAGCTATGGTCACGGACTATGACGTGTTTGCAGAGATTCCAGTTACCGCTGAGGAAGTAACAAAGGTCATGTCAGAGAACACATCCAAGGCCAAGAACCTTTTAAGGGAAATCATCAGGTCTTTGCCAGAGAAACCTGACGAAAGAGAGTGTTCCTGTTGTCACTCCCTGAAGACAGCTCTAGTGTGATATCCAAAATCAAGCCCGTTAACCTCAACTTACCCAATTTCTCTGCGGTGGTTTACGGGTACGGGATGGAACTTCCGGCCTACACTTTAGCCCGAGGTATGATAGCTCTCTCTGGAAAACCCGTAAACCTACTGGGTCTCTACGACTTCCTACTTCTGGATCTTCCTTACTCGGAGGAGAGCCCCATATTGCTGGTTAATGGGGAGATGGAACTAAAGGAAATTGAGAATGTTGTCCGTCCGCTCGGAGTCAAGGGTCTCCTCATTACCTGCAATGATAAGAGCGAGTCCCAATTAAAAACTGTGTTCCTCAAGGGAGATATGTGTGAGGTGAACCTTTCATTTTCCCTCGTTTCATGGCTAACTAAGAACTTCTCGTCTCCAAGAACCAAACGTCTCACTGAGGAGCTAGATCTCACCGATCTGGGATCTTGGTTAGGAGAGATAATGAAGGAGATCGAACCCTCCCTCGATTTCGTGTTATCTCCTGTTCTGTTACCTGCCCTCAATCTAATGAGGGAGAACCAGGGAAACAAGATAAAAGGATTTTACGAAAAGGACTTTTCTGACTCCAACGTAATATACACGGGAGTAGACTCCATGATGGGGAGAAGAACTGCACATCAAATTAGGGCAATGGGAAAGATAGCCAAGGAAGTGGTTATAAATACGGACCCACTGACTGCTCCTATATATTTAAGTATCATGTCTTACATTTTTAAGAATAGAACTCAAGGAAGTTGATGCGATTTGGATCTAATGGAGTTTTGGTTTAGGAGCAGGTCCGTTATAGATGATTTGGTGGAGAAATTTCTGAGGGAGTCCAGAGACTGGGAAGTCATGGAAATGTCCAAGTACATCATGAGAGATGGAAAGAGATTCAGGGGGACCCTTATGTTTCTATTCAATGGAGCCCTCGGAGGCGAGGAGAAGGAAGCTTATCCTGGGGCTCTAGCCACTGAAATACTGCATTCTGCGTCCTTAGCGCTGGACGATATAGTTGATTACGACGAAATAAGAAGGGGAATGAAGGCTGCTTGGGCCGTTTACACTAACAGGAAAGTGATATTTGTCTCCAATTATCTCATTCCAACGGCCCTTAACGTGATATCGGTCTATGGGGATAAGGCCCTAAGAATCAGTGTGGATCTATGGAAGGATACGGCCGTAGGGGCCCTCAAAGACATGTACGGCAAGGACGAGGACTACATTCGGACTGTGGAACTCAAGACTGCGTCCCTCTTTAAACTTCCCGCCATGCTTTCTTCATTCTCCTCAGGTCAAAGTCAATATCTCGATACCCTTATGGAAGCTGGGAAGGATCTAGGGGTAATCTATCAAGTCATAGACGACTACGTGGACTGCGTAACCCAGGAGAAGGAGAAGTTGGTTGGGAGCGCGAAACAGCTTTATAACTTAACCTCAGGGAAATATGAATCGTTCGTTAGATTAAAATACAGTGAATACAAGACTCACTATGAAGGGCTACTGAACTCGCTCCCTCTCAAAGAGGAATATAGGGACCAACTGATCGCTCTTCCTGATTTTCTAGCGTTCGGTCTGATGGGAGAAGCTGGAATAAAGAATAAAATATTTTAGGATAACGGCTCTACGAGGATAATTTGACTAAGATAGCAGTAATTCATAAATCGCAAAAAGTCACGGAAGCTTCTAAGCAAATTCTGCTCGAAATAAAGTCACGCGGACATACGGCATATTACATTAGGGTCTCAAAAATTAACTCGTCCATCGGCACTGAAAGAGGAATAACTTACTCGGGTAGAAAGCTGGAGATTGACGGAGCCTTTTTGCGGAACTTGGGATTTCTGACCACCATAGAACAGATGATAAGGAGAGTGGACATGTTAGGGGAAGTAGAGGAATCTGGGGTAGTGACCATGAATAGGGTTAGATCAATGCTCCTGGCTAGGGACAAGTACGCAAGCATCTCCAAGTTAAACAAGGCAGGGATACCTGTTCCAAAGACGGCCCTGGTAGAGGATCCCTTTGAAGTTATGAGACTGACTGAGGAGTGGGGCGAAGTTGTGATAAAACCCTTAGTTGGAAGCCTAGGCTTGGGCTCGGTTAAGGTCTCGGACCCGGACATAGCATTTCGCGTTGCTAAGTCCATACTCTCTGTGAATCAACCTGTCTACGTTCAGAAATACATTAAGAAACCAAATCGAGACATTAGAGCCTTCGTTGTTGGAAATAGACTTTTGGGTAGCATTTACAGGATATCCCAGGAGAACTGGAAGACGAATGTAGCTCAGGGAGCCTTGGTTCAGGCCATTTCACCGGCAGACCTGAGGGAAATCGAGGAGTTAAGCGTGAAGGCCACTGAAACCCTGAGGCTCGATTATTCCGGGGTAGACATAGTTGAAGACCTAGAGGGCGGTTACAAGGTTCTAGAGGTCAATGGAGCCCCTCTGTGGAAGGGATTTCAGACCGCAACTTCACTGAACCCGGCAAAATATATTGTGGATCTTATCCTAGATAAGGTAAGGAAATGAGGATAAGCAAAACCGTCTGACTCGTGATGTTGAGCTCTCGCCCTGATCCAGGTTTCCTGGTTCCCTTGTTCTGGGGAATATAGATAATTGTCTATATACCCCCCTTGCAAACCCTTTTATATTATGTTAACCCATAGACAATTAGAGGATGATTGAAATGATATACGTGTTATATTATAGGACCTCAATGGATTTGGATGAATATATAACTACGTCCGCATTAGGTTAATCTTTTTATGGAGACCGTAAAGTAGCCGTTACCGCACCTTATACTTGAGCTCGTATCTCCCTTCATTAAGACGTACGTGTCTGCCTTGTATAAGGTAGGATCCACATCTCCAGGCGAGATGAGAACTCTTTCCTTACCTAAGGAAATGGGAGTCTTGTGTAAGGAGGAGCACCATGAGAAGGAGGTTATACCAGGAACTACCTCTTTGAGTTCTGCGAACTCCGCAAGTCTGTAAACCGAGCTATAAAATCCGGGATCTCCTAACGTTACGTAGACCACGTTATTGTAGGACTTCACTTCTTCCAGCAATTTCAGGTACTCTGATCTATCTCGCCTCACTGGAAGTTGAAACTCAAGTACCTCCTTCCCTTCAAGATAAGGCTTAACGGCATTTAGGGTTAGCCTTCTAGAGGATACCGGAACAACTACAATGTCCGCACTCCTGATTAGTCTTAGGGCCTTCATGGTCACAAGCTCAGGATCGCCAGGTCCCACCCCAACTCCATAGAGGTTCATGGGGATCTACCTTTCCTGAATGAGTGAGTGAAGCCTGGGAAGTAGAGGTCACTCCTCTCATGCCCATTATACCTTAAGCACTCACTAACTATTATAAGAGCAGTCTTTGTAATCTTGTAATTCCTTACCAAGTCCTCTAGGTCCGAAATCCTCCCCTTAAGGACCAGTTGGTCCTTCCATCCGGCCCTATAGACCACTGCAGCCGGAAAATCAGGTGGGAAAACCCTAAGCAATTCCTCCTGTACCTGTCTGACCAAATGTATGGAAAGGAATATCACCATGGTTGAATTTCTCTCGACTATCATTTTTCTCTCATATTTTGTCCGTTGAGGTAACCTGGTTATGATAATGGATTGAGGACCTCCAGGGCATGTTAGCTCCATACCCAGGAGGGACGCTGATAATTGGAATGAACTCACCCCAGGAACTATCTCAGCCTCTATCCCCTCCTTTCCCAGTAAGGCTATCTCCTCACTTATTGCCCCGTAAATAGATGGATCTCCATCGTGAGCTATGCAAATCCTCTTACCATCAGAAACGCCCTCCTTGACCTTTTGGATAATCTCCTCCATGGTCATTGACGAAGTGTCAAAGCTCTCCTTACCTTTGAATAGGTCCTTTACTTCTTCGCTGATCAGGGACCCCGTGTATAGAACAAGGTTACAGTCCTCCAATCTCTTCATTGCCTTCATAGTTAGTAATTCAGGGTCCCCCGGCCCGACTCCCAGAATAGTAACCTTTGGATTCACGTTCCCTCTTTATTAATACCTTGGGTTTTTTTAAGGCTGTTTACCAGCGCCAGAGAGGTCGAGAGGGTGGGATAAATCTCCTTCTCTGCCGGGACGACCACGATCAAACCTCCCCTTTGTGAAATATCCGAAAGCGTCTCCAAAAATCTCAACTGAAGGGCCATTGGGTTCGTTTGATAGGATTTAGAAGCTTCAGCCAGGATAGTAGATGCCTGCCTCTCACCTTCACTCAATATTACCTTAGCCCTCCTAAGTCGCTCGGCCTCGGCCTGCTTAGCTATAGCAGTGAGAAGATCGGGTGAAAGTTTGATGTCCCTCACCGTAACCGCAGTGACCTTAACCCCCCAGGCCTCCGTATAGGAATCGAGGATTTCTTGGAGTTTCTTATTGATCTCCTCCCTTTTGCTCAAAACCTCATCTAGCTCCATTTGTCCTATTATATCCCTGAGGGACGTCTGCGATATGTTCAGAACCGCCATGTTGTAATTTGCAACCATGGAGACGGCCTTCATGGGATCAACCACCTTGTAATAAACCACGGCGTCTATGGAGACAGTGACGTTATCCCTTGTAATGGTGGTCTGTGGAGGAATGTCCACGGTTCTAACCCTAAGATCAACTACGAGGGGCTTATCTACGAACGGAATGAGGAAAATAATCCCTGGACCCTTCAAAGCCAGAATCCTTCCCAGTCTAAGAACTACAGCCCTCTCCCACTCCCTTACTATCCTGAAAGAAAGTGCTACGAATACCAGAATGATAATAAGGAGAAAGACTAATCCAATCGCATCTGCAATTAAAGACATGTGTATAAGTAGGCTAAACTAAGTTAAAAATATCGATTCAACATTTTTTCTAAGGATCCGCTATTGCCTCTATCGACCAATGAAAGCTAATGAGTTTTCTCGAAATAGAGGCAAGTTAAGCGCTAGGGTCTCAGTGTAAAGGAGAGATTTGACCTTGGATATGGAAGAGCATAGATCCGCAGGAGGGCTTCAAAGACTTATATGTCTAAATTAAGGCAACGGAATCCTTATACTTAACTTCAGGAAGCTTAGGTCCACTTTCGTACCGCAAACGCCGAGACAAGTATGCCAGCACTTAATCCTCCAATGATCTCCAGGAGGAGGTAATTAACCGAGGTTTGCCCTTTGTACTTGACGTGATTGAAATCCGAACTTAGGGCCTTCTTGAAGTTGTAGCTCTCTAGGAATTTAACCAACGAGTTAAACGTGGAGGTCGTAGCAGATATCAGATGATTTAACTGCGGAGAGGACAAAGCATAGGACGATGAGAGCGAGTAATTGCCTGGGAAATACACTTCGTAAAAGCTCTGCGTAACGTTAGTGAACACTACCTCTCCGCTTCCATTGGTTAAACCTTGATATACAGGGACAAGAGAGAGCCCCTTCAACTCTCTGATCTCGACCTCTTGACCAGGAAAAGTGTAATTATCATAGGAGAGTTTGACGATTACGGTGTAGTTCATCTGAGTAACTTCCACCTTTGGAGGAACGGGCCAAAGGACTGAGGGTGAATTAACTCCCCGGTTAATGTTAGCGTAGGGTGCCTCTATGTTTTCAAGATTGGGAGAAGACGCAACACCATAGGCCGACTCCGCCGTGTCCAGTCCAACAGATAGGGCTGAAGGCACTATGGTCATCTGACCTTCCTGAAGAAAATATAGCTCTTGCGTACCTGAGGCCGTCATATCCACCGAACTACCACCGCCTGGACCTCCCCAGACCATCTCCAGGTCGTTGGGCAGTCCGTTAGCTGAAAGGCCACCGATCTTAAACTGTCCTGGAAAAGGTAGGCTTAGAAAGACCTTACTTTCACCGTTAACCGAGTAACCGAACTGCAGGGAAGAGGAGGAATTCATGAACAGTCCCAGGGAGACTGGCAACTTCACGTTAAAGGTAGGCCCGGTGTAACAGTAAACCCCAAGTCCCTCAAAGGTAGTTGTGTTCAGAACCAAGGTAGTAAAGGGGCCCGTAAGATTCCAAAAATTGACCACCATGGTAACCTGAAACGTTGAGTCGTTTACCTCATGAAATAACATGACGTCCTGTGCCCAGTAGGATCCATTCAACATAGCGTTCAGTTGAAGAGATGCGTTCCCATATTGGAACGGCTGGCCTGATATGAAGGACCTTCCTATACTTAGGGAGGAGAGGTTCATCACACCTAAAACATACGGGGTGTAATAGGTTGAGAACAACGGAAAGAAGCTCATTCCCACTGGAAAGGATACCCCGACCTGGGCCTGAACGCCAAGAGGGACAATAACGAACAGAACTATTAGGAATAATAAACTCAGTGAAAGGGAGAGCATAAATATGTTTTATAATGTCTGTCGTCAATAAAATTTTTGTGGCTCACGCTTATGTAATTCCGGTTATAATCATTCTGGTTCTAATCATAGCTCTGATTCTTACGGGGTACATTTCGGATCCCGTTGTCGTAGTACCATCGTTGGCAATTATAGGATTTTTATCATATAGAATAGTTTATGTAATTACGAAGACCCGAAAACG containing:
- a CDS encoding S-methyl-5'-thioadenosine phosphorylase — its product is MSSQNRAQIGVIGGSGLYDPDIFLNRREIKVFTPYGETSDLITLGEMEGKSVAFLPRHGRRHRIPPHKINYRANMWALKELGVKWVISVSAVGSLNLQYKPGDFVVPDQFIDMTKGRQYTFYDGPVVAHVSMAEPFCNSLRKIVIESAERLKITTHPKGTYICIEGPRFSTKAESIVWKEVFKADVIGMTLVPEVNLACEAEMCYSTIAMVTDYDVFAEIPVTAEEVTKVMSENTSKAKNLLREIIRSLPEKPDERECSCCHSLKTALV
- a CDS encoding ATP-grasp domain-containing protein → MTKIAVIHKSQKVTEASKQILLEIKSRGHTAYYIRVSKINSSIGTERGITYSGRKLEIDGAFLRNLGFLTTIEQMIRRVDMLGEVEESGVVTMNRVRSMLLARDKYASISKLNKAGIPVPKTALVEDPFEVMRLTEEWGEVVIKPLVGSLGLGSVKVSDPDIAFRVAKSILSVNQPVYVQKYIKKPNRDIRAFVVGNRLLGSIYRISQENWKTNVAQGALVQAISPADLREIEELSVKATETLRLDYSGVDIVEDLEGGYKVLEVNGAPLWKGFQTATSLNPAKYIVDLILDKVRK
- a CDS encoding SAM-dependent methyltransferase; the encoded protein is MNLYGVGVGPGDPELVTMKALRLIRSADIVVVPVSSRRLTLNAVKPYLEGKEVLEFQLPVRRDRSEYLKLLEEVKSYNNVVYVTLGDPGFYSSVYRLAEFAELKEVVPGITSFSWCSSLHKTPISLGKERVLISPGDVDPTLYKADTYVLMKGDTSSSIRCGNGYFTVSIKRLT
- the gdS-2 gene encoding hexaprenyl pyrophosphate synthase, which translates into the protein MDLMEFWFRSRSVIDDLVEKFLRESRDWEVMEMSKYIMRDGKRFRGTLMFLFNGALGGEEKEAYPGALATEILHSASLALDDIVDYDEIRRGMKAAWAVYTNRKVIFVSNYLIPTALNVISVYGDKALRISVDLWKDTAVGALKDMYGKDEDYIRTVELKTASLFKLPAMLSSFSSGQSQYLDTLMEAGKDLGVIYQVIDDYVDCVTQEKEKLVGSAKQLYNLTSGKYESFVRLKYSEYKTHYEGLLNSLPLKEEYRDQLIALPDFLAFGLMGEAGIKNKIF
- a CDS encoding Lrp/AsnC family transcriptional regulator is translated as MTEYYYLDNVDRKILNILQKDSRTPFSRLAKMLDLSESTIHMRVKRLVKEGVIKNFGIEIDLDRIGLNVLAFILIKAEPKKYEDILRKLEEMKEIYDIYDVTGEYYALLKVRVRSREDLAKVLDYIGKLEGVTSTYTMVALRTIKEKKNLDE
- a CDS encoding cobalt-precorrin-4/precorrin-4 C(11)-methyltransferase — protein: MNPKVTILGVGPGDPELLTMKAMKRLEDCNLVLYTGSLISEEVKDLFKGKESFDTSSMTMEEIIQKVKEGVSDGKRICIAHDGDPSIYGAISEEIALLGKEGIEAEIVPGVSSFQLSASLLGMELTCPGGPQSIIITRLPQRTKYERKMIVERNSTMVIFLSIHLVRQVQEELLRVFPPDFPAAVVYRAGWKDQLVLKGRISDLEDLVRNYKITKTALIIVSECLRYNGHERSDLYFPGFTHSFRKGRSP
- a CDS encoding slipin family protein, coding for MSLIADAIGLVFLLIIILVFVALSFRIVREWERAVVLRLGRILALKGPGIIFLIPFVDKPLVVDLRVRTVDIPPQTTITRDNVTVSIDAVVYYKVVDPMKAVSMVANYNMAVLNISQTSLRDIIGQMELDEVLSKREEINKKLQEILDSYTEAWGVKVTAVTVRDIKLSPDLLTAIAKQAEAERLRRAKVILSEGERQASTILAEASKSYQTNPMALQLRFLETLSDISQRGGLIVVVPAEKEIYPTLSTSLALVNSLKKTQGINKEGT